One segment of Thermoanaerobacter kivui DNA contains the following:
- the rpsG gene encoding 30S ribosomal protein S7 — protein sequence MPRKGHVERREVLPDPVYNSKKVSKLINKVMWDGKKSLAQKICYGAFDIIREKTGRDPLEVFEEALNNVMPVLEVRPRRVGGATYQVPMEVRPERRLSLGIRWLVEYARQRSGKSMMEKLALEIMDAANNTGGSVKKKEDTHKMAEANKAFAHYRW from the coding sequence ATGCCAAGGAAAGGTCATGTGGAAAGAAGAGAGGTCCTTCCTGATCCTGTATATAATAGCAAAAAAGTTTCCAAACTAATTAATAAGGTAATGTGGGATGGCAAAAAGAGTTTAGCTCAAAAGATTTGTTATGGAGCTTTTGACATAATAAGAGAAAAGACAGGAAGAGATCCTCTTGAAGTTTTTGAAGAAGCTTTAAATAATGTTATGCCTGTTCTTGAAGTAAGGCCTCGAAGAGTAGGTGGTGCCACTTACCAAGTTCCTATGGAAGTAAGGCCTGAAAGAAGGCTTTCTCTTGGAATAAGATGGCTTGTAGAGTATGCAAGGCAAAGAAGTGGCAAATCTATGATGGAAAAATTAGCGTTGGAGATAATGGATGCTGCAAATAATACTGGCGGAAGTGTTAAGAAGAAAGAAGATACTCATAAAATGGCCGAAGCTAATAAAGCTTTTGCTCATTATAGATGGTAA
- the rpoC gene encoding DNA-directed RNA polymerase subunit beta' has product MFELKNFEAIKIGLASPEKIREWSRGEVKKPETINYRTLKPEKDGLFCERIFGPTKDWECHCGKYKRVRYKGVVCDRCGVEVTRSKVRRERMGHIELAAPVSHIWYFKGIPSRMGLLLDMSPRALEKVLYFASYVVIDPGDTPLTKKQLLSEKEYREYLDKYGNRFRAGMGAEAIKELLQEIDLEKLSKELKAEIRESTGQKRVRAIRRLEVVQAFIDSGNRPEWMILEVIPVIPPDLRPMVQLDGGRFATSDLNDLYRRVINRNNRLKRLLDLGAPDIIVRNEKRMLQEAVDALIDNGRRGRPVTGPGNRPLKSLSDMLKGKQGRFRQNLLGKRVDYSGRSVIVVGPELKVYQCGLPKEMALELFKPFVMKKLVDEGLAQHIKSAKRMVEKVKPEVWDVLEEVIKEHPVLLNRAPTLHRLGIQAFEPVLVEGRAIKLHPLVCTAYNADFDGDQMAVHIPLSVEAQAEARFLMLAANNILKPQDGKPVMTPTQDMVLGCYYLTADEDGVLGEGKYFSSPEEAIMAYQLGYIHIHAKIKVKMTREIDGVKRSKIIETTVGKIIFNEAIPQNLGYVDRTNPETAFDLEVNDLVDKSKLGKILDRVYRLHGPTKTAETLDKIKELGFRYSTKAAITVSVSDMVIPKEKEQLLKEADEMVSKIESQFRRGLISEEERYESVIRTWNMTTEKVTEALMASLDKFNPIFMMAHSGARGSKNQIRQLAGMRGLMADPSGRIIELPIRSNFREGLNVLEFFISTHGARKGLADTALRTADSGYLTRRLVDVSQDVIVREDDCGTDEGIYVEEIREGNEVIEKLVDRIIGRVAAEDIVDSEGNIIVRRNEMINEEEAERIEKAGITRVKIRSLLTCRSRHGVCRMCYGRNLATGEPVDIGEAVGIIAAQAIGEPGTQLTMRTFHTGGVAGADITQGLPRVEELFEARKPKGLAVISEISGVVKINESKKRREVIVTDEENNISKTYLIPYGSRLKVHDGQVIQAGDELTEGSVNPHDLLKIKGIFAVQTYLLQEVQKVYRLQGVEINDKHIEVIIRQMMRKVKVEDPGDTSMLPGELIDMFKFEDENKKAIEKGLRPATGRRALLGITKAALATDSFLSAASFQETTRVLTDAAIKGKVDPLLGLKENVIIGKLIPAGTGLSRYRNISVVKKVNDQQERQDKEKEETEVKASN; this is encoded by the coding sequence TTGTTTGAGTTGAAAAACTTTGAAGCTATTAAGATCGGTTTGGCATCACCTGAAAAAATAAGAGAATGGTCAAGGGGGGAAGTAAAAAAGCCTGAAACTATAAACTACAGGACGTTAAAACCAGAAAAAGATGGGCTTTTCTGTGAGCGAATTTTTGGACCTACAAAAGACTGGGAATGCCACTGTGGTAAGTATAAAAGAGTTAGATACAAAGGTGTTGTCTGTGATAGGTGCGGTGTTGAGGTTACACGTTCTAAAGTTAGAAGAGAAAGAATGGGGCATATTGAACTTGCTGCCCCAGTTTCCCATATATGGTATTTTAAAGGTATACCCAGCCGCATGGGACTCCTTCTCGACATGTCTCCAAGAGCTTTAGAAAAAGTTTTATACTTTGCTTCCTATGTAGTAATTGACCCAGGTGACACTCCTCTTACCAAAAAGCAGTTATTGTCAGAGAAAGAGTACAGAGAATATTTGGACAAATATGGTAATAGGTTTAGAGCAGGAATGGGAGCAGAAGCTATAAAAGAGTTGTTGCAAGAGATTGACCTTGAAAAATTGAGCAAAGAACTGAAAGCGGAGATAAGAGAATCTACAGGCCAAAAAAGGGTAAGGGCTATAAGAAGATTAGAAGTAGTGCAGGCTTTTATAGATTCGGGTAACAGACCGGAGTGGATGATTTTAGAGGTTATTCCTGTTATACCACCTGATTTAAGGCCTATGGTGCAGTTGGATGGCGGACGCTTTGCTACTTCAGACCTCAATGACTTATATAGAAGAGTTATAAACAGAAACAATAGATTAAAAAGGCTTTTAGACCTCGGTGCTCCTGACATCATAGTTAGAAATGAGAAGAGAATGCTTCAAGAAGCAGTAGACGCTTTAATAGATAATGGAAGAAGAGGAAGACCTGTCACAGGGCCAGGCAACAGACCTTTAAAGTCTCTTTCAGACATGCTAAAAGGTAAACAGGGAAGATTCCGTCAAAATCTTTTGGGTAAAAGGGTAGACTATTCAGGTCGTTCTGTTATAGTTGTAGGACCTGAACTCAAAGTTTATCAGTGTGGTTTGCCAAAAGAAATGGCATTAGAGCTTTTTAAGCCTTTTGTGATGAAAAAATTAGTTGATGAAGGTTTGGCACAGCACATAAAAAGCGCTAAGAGAATGGTTGAAAAAGTAAAGCCTGAAGTGTGGGATGTATTGGAGGAAGTTATAAAAGAACATCCTGTTCTTTTAAATAGAGCTCCGACACTTCACAGACTCGGTATCCAAGCTTTTGAACCAGTGCTGGTAGAAGGAAGAGCTATAAAGCTTCATCCTCTTGTGTGTACGGCTTATAACGCAGACTTTGACGGTGACCAGATGGCTGTTCACATACCGCTGTCAGTGGAAGCTCAAGCCGAAGCAAGGTTTTTAATGTTGGCAGCAAACAACATATTAAAGCCGCAAGATGGAAAACCTGTCATGACACCTACGCAAGACATGGTTTTGGGATGTTATTATTTAACTGCAGATGAGGATGGGGTATTGGGTGAAGGTAAATATTTCTCCAGCCCAGAAGAAGCTATTATGGCATACCAATTAGGATATATTCACATCCACGCAAAAATAAAAGTAAAAATGACAAGAGAAATTGACGGGGTGAAAAGGTCGAAGATAATTGAGACGACGGTCGGTAAAATCATTTTTAACGAGGCTATACCTCAAAATTTGGGCTATGTCGACAGGACAAACCCAGAAACCGCTTTTGACCTTGAAGTCAATGATTTAGTCGATAAATCTAAATTGGGAAAAATTCTTGATAGAGTCTATAGATTACACGGACCTACAAAGACAGCAGAAACTCTTGATAAAATTAAAGAATTAGGATTTAGATATTCTACAAAAGCAGCTATTACAGTAAGCGTATCTGACATGGTAATACCTAAAGAAAAGGAACAGCTGCTAAAAGAAGCAGATGAAATGGTAAGTAAAATTGAAAGCCAATTCAGACGCGGTCTCATATCTGAAGAAGAGAGATATGAAAGCGTCATAAGGACATGGAATATGACTACAGAAAAAGTAACAGAGGCTCTTATGGCAAGCCTTGATAAGTTCAACCCGATATTTATGATGGCTCACTCTGGAGCAAGAGGAAGCAAAAATCAGATAAGGCAACTGGCAGGAATGAGAGGCCTCATGGCAGACCCTTCAGGAAGAATTATAGAGCTGCCTATAAGGTCTAACTTTAGAGAAGGTCTCAATGTTTTGGAATTCTTCATATCTACTCACGGTGCAAGAAAAGGTCTTGCAGATACAGCTTTAAGAACTGCCGACTCTGGTTATTTGACCAGAAGGCTTGTAGATGTTAGCCAAGACGTGATAGTTAGAGAGGATGATTGTGGCACTGATGAAGGCATTTATGTAGAAGAAATAAGAGAAGGAAACGAAGTCATTGAAAAATTGGTAGACAGAATAATTGGAAGAGTTGCAGCAGAGGATATAGTAGACAGCGAAGGCAATATAATTGTTAGAAGGAATGAGATGATAAATGAAGAAGAGGCTGAAAGAATTGAAAAAGCAGGTATTACAAGAGTTAAAATAAGGTCACTTTTGACATGTAGGTCTAGACACGGCGTATGCAGAATGTGCTATGGAAGAAACCTTGCAACTGGTGAACCAGTTGATATAGGTGAAGCGGTAGGTATTATCGCAGCCCAGGCAATAGGAGAACCTGGTACACAGCTTACCATGAGAACTTTCCACACTGGTGGTGTAGCTGGTGCAGATATCACTCAAGGTCTTCCAAGAGTGGAGGAACTTTTTGAGGCGAGAAAACCAAAAGGACTTGCTGTAATATCTGAAATTTCTGGTGTTGTTAAAATCAATGAATCCAAAAAAAGGCGTGAGGTCATCGTTACAGACGAAGAAAATAATATTTCCAAAACATACCTTATTCCGTATGGTTCCAGGCTTAAAGTTCATGACGGTCAAGTGATACAGGCAGGAGATGAACTGACAGAAGGGTCTGTAAATCCTCATGACCTTTTGAAAATAAAGGGTATATTTGCTGTACAAACTTATTTGCTACAAGAGGTCCAAAAAGTTTACAGATTACAAGGTGTTGAAATAAATGATAAGCATATTGAAGTAATAATAAGACAAATGATGAGAAAAGTAAAAGTAGAAGACCCAGGAGATACTTCAATGCTTCCTGGAGAGCTTATAGATATGTTTAAATTCGAAGATGAAAACAAAAAAGCAATTGAAAAAGGATTAAGACCCGCTACTGGAAGAAGAGCTCTTTTGGGAATTACAAAGGCGGCTTTGGCAACAGATTCTTTCTTATCAGCTGCTTCTTTCCAAGAGACGACAAGAGTGCTTACAGATGCGGCTATAAAAGGTAAAGTAGACCCGCTCTTAGGATTAAAAGAAAATGTGATAATAGGTAAACTAATTCCTGCTGGAACAGGTTTGTCACGCTATAGAAATATTTCTGTTGTAAAAAAAGTGAATGACCAACAGGAAAGACAAGATAAAGAAAAAGAAGAAACAGAAGTAAAGGCAAGCAACTAA
- the rpsL gene encoding 30S ribosomal protein S12, producing the protein MPTINQLVRQGRKPVKAKSAAPALEGNPQKRGVCVVVKTTTPKKPNSALRKIARVRLTNGTEVTAYIPGIGHNLQEHSVVLVRGGRVKDLPGVRYKIIRGALDAAGVANRKQARSRYGAKKPKK; encoded by the coding sequence ATGCCAACAATAAATCAGTTAGTAAGACAAGGAAGAAAACCTGTGAAAGCTAAATCTGCTGCTCCAGCTTTAGAGGGTAATCCTCAAAAGAGAGGAGTTTGTGTTGTAGTAAAGACTACAACTCCTAAGAAGCCAAATTCAGCATTGAGAAAAATAGCAAGGGTAAGGCTAACAAATGGTACAGAGGTTACAGCGTACATCCCTGGTATAGGTCACAATTTGCAGGAACACTCTGTAGTTTTAGTAAGAGGTGGAAGGGTTAAAGACCTCCCAGGTGTAAGGTACAAGATTATCAGAGGAGCCCTTGATGCTGCGGGTGTTGCCAATAGAAAGCAAGCTCGTTCAAGGTATGGCGCTAAAAAGCCTAAAAAGTAA
- the rplL gene encoding 50S ribosomal protein L7/L12, which yields MNKEEILEAIKNMTVLELAELVKALEEEFGVSAAAPVAVAAAPAAGAPAAAPAEEKTEFDVILQEVGSDKIKVIKVVREVTGLGLKEAKDLVESAPKPVKEGVSKDEANQIKAKFEEVGAKVEIK from the coding sequence ATGAACAAAGAGGAAATTTTGGAAGCCATAAAAAATATGACAGTTCTAGAATTAGCTGAATTGGTAAAAGCTTTAGAGGAGGAATTTGGCGTATCTGCGGCAGCTCCTGTAGCAGTTGCAGCAGCTCCAGCAGCTGGAGCACCAGCAGCAGCACCAGCTGAAGAAAAAACAGAATTTGATGTTATTTTACAAGAAGTAGGTAGCGACAAGATAAAAGTTATCAAGGTTGTGAGAGAAGTAACAGGCTTAGGACTAAAAGAAGCAAAAGATTTAGTAGAAAGTGCTCCAAAGCCAGTTAAAGAAGGAGTAAGCAAAGACGAAGCAAATCAAATCAAAGCAAAATTCGAAGAAGTTGGTGCAAAAGTAGAAATAAAATAA
- a CDS encoding ribosomal L7Ae/L30e/S12e/Gadd45 family protein has translation MAGQDCPSKRVVGAKQTLKAIMNCNVLQVYIAKDAEEHVTKKIKELCEEKSIRIVYVDTMKELGVMCGIDVNAAAAADIIGEKK, from the coding sequence ATGGCGGGACAAGATTGCCCTTCTAAGCGGGTGGTTGGAGCGAAGCAGACTCTAAAAGCAATAATGAATTGCAATGTACTTCAGGTCTACATTGCAAAAGATGCGGAAGAACATGTTACTAAAAAAATAAAAGAACTATGTGAGGAAAAATCAATTAGAATAGTGTACGTCGATACTATGAAGGAACTTGGGGTAATGTGTGGTATTGATGTAAATGCTGCCGCTGCTGCGGATATTATAGGTGAAAAGAAATAA
- the fusA gene encoding elongation factor G: MPRDYSLDKVRNIGIMAHIDAGKTTTTERILFYTGKVHKLGEVHEGTATMDWMVQEQERGITITSAATTCYWKGHKINIIDTPGHVDFTVEVERSLRILDGAVAVFSAKEGVEPQSETVWRQADKYHVPRIAYVNKMDIIGADFFNVIKMIKERLGANPVAIQIPIGKEDTFRGIVDLIKMEAIIYEDDLGTVMDEAEIPDDLKDLAQEYREKLLEAISEQDEIILEKYLEGEEITEEEIHKALRKGTINGELVPVVCGSSYKNKGIQPMLDAIVRYLPSPVDIPPVKGMALGTGEEIERKADDSEPFSALAFKIMADPYVGKLAFFRVYSGTLNAGSYVLNSTKGKKERVGRILRMHANHREEIDAVYTGDIVAAVGLKDTTTGDTLCDENHPILLESMDFPEPVISVAIEPKTKAAQEKMTMALLKLAEEDPTFKTYTDQETGQTIIAGMGELHLEIIVDRLRREFNVDCNVGKPQVAYKETITKPVKIEGKFIRQSGGRGQYGHVWLEMEPAPRGEGYTFENRIVGGVIPKEYIPAVDAGVQEAMQNGVLGGYPVIDVKVALVDGSYHEVDSSDMAFKIAGSIAFKEGMKKANPVLLEPIMKVEVVVPEEYMGDIIGDINSRRGRVEGMEARAGAQVIRAFVPLAEMFGYATDLRSKTQGRGTYTMQFHHYEEVPKNIADQILQKK; encoded by the coding sequence ATGCCAAGAGACTACAGCTTAGATAAAGTTAGGAACATTGGTATTATGGCGCATATAGATGCAGGGAAAACCACTACTACCGAGCGAATACTTTTTTATACAGGGAAAGTTCATAAGTTAGGAGAAGTCCACGAAGGTACTGCTACAATGGATTGGATGGTACAAGAGCAGGAAAGAGGTATAACTATAACTTCTGCGGCTACTACTTGTTATTGGAAAGGACATAAAATAAACATTATTGATACGCCGGGACACGTGGACTTTACTGTAGAAGTTGAAAGGTCTCTTAGAATATTAGATGGAGCTGTTGCGGTTTTTTCTGCAAAAGAGGGTGTTGAGCCTCAATCTGAAACTGTGTGGAGACAGGCTGACAAATATCATGTTCCAAGAATTGCCTATGTAAATAAAATGGATATAATAGGTGCTGACTTTTTCAATGTAATAAAAATGATAAAGGAAAGATTGGGAGCTAATCCTGTAGCTATACAAATTCCTATTGGAAAAGAAGATACCTTCAGAGGCATTGTAGATTTAATTAAAATGGAAGCCATAATATATGAAGACGACTTAGGTACTGTTATGGATGAAGCTGAAATACCAGATGACCTAAAGGATTTGGCTCAAGAATATAGAGAAAAGTTATTAGAAGCAATTTCCGAACAAGATGAGATTATTTTGGAAAAGTATTTAGAAGGGGAAGAAATAACAGAAGAAGAGATTCACAAAGCATTAAGAAAGGGTACAATAAATGGTGAATTAGTTCCGGTAGTCTGTGGTTCTTCTTATAAAAACAAAGGAATCCAACCCATGTTGGATGCTATAGTGAGATATCTCCCTTCACCGGTAGATATACCGCCTGTAAAAGGCATGGCTTTAGGGACTGGTGAGGAGATTGAGAGAAAAGCCGATGATTCAGAGCCTTTTTCAGCGTTAGCATTTAAAATTATGGCGGACCCTTATGTAGGTAAGCTTGCTTTTTTTAGAGTATATTCTGGTACTTTGAATGCGGGGTCATATGTGTTGAATTCTACAAAAGGTAAAAAAGAAAGAGTAGGAAGAATCCTGCGAATGCATGCAAATCACAGAGAAGAAATTGATGCTGTATACACAGGTGATATAGTTGCAGCCGTTGGACTAAAAGATACTACAACAGGAGATACGCTCTGTGATGAGAATCATCCAATACTTTTAGAATCAATGGATTTTCCAGAACCAGTTATTTCTGTTGCTATAGAGCCTAAGACTAAAGCTGCTCAAGAAAAAATGACTATGGCTTTATTGAAACTAGCTGAAGAAGACCCTACTTTTAAGACATATACTGACCAAGAGACAGGACAGACAATAATAGCTGGTATGGGAGAATTGCACTTAGAGATAATTGTTGATAGGCTAAGAAGAGAGTTTAATGTTGATTGCAATGTAGGTAAGCCTCAAGTTGCTTACAAAGAGACTATTACTAAACCGGTTAAAATTGAAGGGAAATTTATTAGGCAATCCGGCGGACGCGGTCAGTATGGTCATGTTTGGTTGGAGATGGAACCAGCTCCTCGTGGAGAAGGCTATACATTTGAAAATCGCATTGTAGGAGGAGTTATTCCGAAAGAATATATTCCTGCAGTTGACGCAGGTGTTCAAGAAGCTATGCAAAACGGTGTTCTTGGAGGATACCCTGTTATCGATGTAAAAGTGGCATTGGTAGATGGTTCTTACCATGAAGTTGACTCCTCAGATATGGCATTTAAAATAGCTGGGTCTATAGCATTTAAGGAAGGCATGAAAAAGGCAAATCCTGTTCTTTTGGAACCTATTATGAAAGTGGAGGTTGTGGTTCCAGAAGAATACATGGGAGATATAATAGGAGATATAAATTCACGTCGTGGAAGAGTTGAAGGAATGGAAGCAAGAGCTGGAGCCCAGGTTATTAGAGCATTTGTGCCACTTGCTGAAATGTTTGGGTATGCCACTGATTTAAGGTCAAAAACTCAAGGAAGAGGAACTTACACTATGCAGTTCCATCATTATGAAGAAGTGCCAAAAAATATTGCTGATCAAATATTACAAAAAAAGTAA
- the rpoB gene encoding DNA-directed RNA polymerase subunit beta, whose amino-acid sequence MIRPVQVGNKTRMSFAKIDEVLEMPDLIEVQKKSYKWFLEEGLREVFREISPIESFTGNLALEFVDYRLENNPKYSVEECKDRDTTYAVPMKVKVRLTNRETGEIKESEVFMGDFPLMTEKGTFIINGAERLIVSQLVRSPGVYYEQQFDKFGKKLIFATVIPNRGAWLEYEEDSNDIFYVRIDRTRKVPITVLLRALGYSTDVQILELLGEEEKIKTTLDKDTTKSEEEALIEIYKRLRPGEPPTVESARNLLYALFFDPKRYDLAKVGRYKFNKKLALKARIANLKSAKKIVNPVTGEVLVEEGEKISKEKAEEIQNCGINEVEVLVEGKVVKVIGNNTVDINKYPMPYDVSSLNIKEKVNLNVLKEILNNFSDEEAIINEIKNRMDELIPKHITKDDIIASINYNLNLSHGIGSVDDIDHLGNRRLRSVGELLQNQFRIGLARLERVVKERMTIQDVNEITPQNLINIRPVVAAIKEFFGSSQLSQFMDQTNPLAELTHKRRVSALGPGGLSRERAGFEVRDVHYSHYGRICPIETPEGPNIGLIGSLTTYARVNEYGFIEAPYRKVDKTTGKVTDEIVYMTADAEDEYIIAQANEPLDENNRFVNEKVVCRLKEEIIAVPPTEVDFMDVSPKQIVSVATAMIPFLENDDANRALMGSNMQRQAVPLIKPEAPIIATGIEYKAARDSGVVVIAKNDGIVEKVTADKVVIRTKDGRRDEYNLLKFKRSNQGTCINQRPIVNEGDEVKKGQVICDGPSTDQGEIALGRNVLVGFMPWEGYNYEDAILISEELVRDDSLTSIHIEEYDAEARDTKLGPEEITREIPNVGEDALKDLDERGIIRIGAEVTAGDILVGKVTPKGETELTAEERLLRAIFGEKAREVRDTSLRVPHGESGIVVDVKVYSRENGDELPPGVNQMVRVFVAQKRKISVGDKMAGRHGNKGVISRILPVEDMPFLPDGTPLQICLNPLGVPSRMNIGQVLEVHLGLAAKALGWHIATPVFDGATEEDIQELLAKSGFSPDGKVQLYDGRTGEPFDNKVTVGYMYMLKLHHLVDDKMHARSTGPYSLVTQQPLGGKAQFGGQRFGEMEVWALEAYGAAHTLQEILTVKSDDVSGRVKTYEAIVKGENIPEPGIPESFKVLVKELQSLCLDVKVITEDNQEIALKEFEDEDDSDVPEATLNINIEGREDAPPEEVYEEGYEEGYEESEELPEDIDFEPDSFEIENDDLMFDDDFDV is encoded by the coding sequence ATGATACGTCCTGTACAAGTGGGCAACAAGACAAGAATGAGCTTTGCCAAGATCGACGAAGTATTAGAAATGCCCGACCTTATTGAAGTTCAAAAGAAGTCCTACAAATGGTTTTTAGAGGAGGGATTGAGAGAAGTCTTTAGAGAAATTTCCCCAATAGAGAGCTTTACGGGGAATTTGGCATTAGAATTTGTCGATTACAGATTAGAAAACAACCCCAAATATTCTGTAGAAGAATGCAAAGACAGAGACACTACATATGCTGTACCGATGAAAGTCAAAGTACGCCTTACCAACAGGGAAACAGGGGAAATCAAAGAATCTGAAGTTTTCATGGGAGATTTCCCTTTAATGACGGAAAAGGGTACTTTTATTATAAATGGTGCAGAGCGTCTAATTGTCAGCCAGTTAGTCAGGTCTCCAGGGGTGTATTATGAACAGCAATTTGATAAGTTTGGGAAAAAGCTGATTTTTGCTACTGTCATTCCAAATAGGGGAGCATGGTTGGAATACGAAGAAGACTCTAATGATATATTTTATGTAAGAATTGATAGAACCAGAAAAGTCCCAATAACTGTGTTGTTAAGGGCATTAGGCTATAGCACTGACGTTCAAATACTTGAACTTTTAGGTGAAGAAGAAAAAATCAAAACTACTTTAGATAAAGACACGACTAAATCTGAAGAAGAAGCCCTTATAGAAATTTATAAAAGGTTAAGACCGGGAGAACCCCCTACTGTTGAAAGTGCGAGAAATCTTCTTTATGCGCTATTCTTTGACCCCAAAAGATATGATTTAGCAAAGGTAGGACGCTATAAGTTTAACAAAAAGCTTGCTCTAAAAGCGAGAATTGCAAATTTAAAAAGCGCGAAAAAAATTGTCAATCCTGTTACGGGCGAAGTTTTAGTAGAAGAAGGAGAAAAGATTTCCAAAGAAAAAGCAGAAGAAATTCAAAATTGCGGAATAAATGAAGTAGAGGTTTTGGTAGAAGGAAAAGTAGTAAAAGTAATAGGAAATAATACTGTTGATATAAATAAATATCCTATGCCTTATGACGTTTCCAGTTTGAACATTAAGGAAAAAGTAAATTTAAATGTGTTGAAAGAGATTCTCAATAACTTCTCTGACGAGGAAGCTATCATAAATGAGATTAAAAACAGAATGGATGAACTCATACCTAAGCATATCACCAAAGATGACATAATAGCTAGTATAAACTACAACTTGAATTTATCCCATGGTATAGGTTCAGTTGATGATATAGACCATTTAGGTAATAGAAGATTAAGGTCTGTAGGGGAACTATTGCAAAATCAATTTAGAATTGGTCTTGCGAGATTAGAACGAGTAGTTAAAGAAAGAATGACAATTCAAGATGTCAATGAAATAACACCTCAAAACCTGATAAATATTCGCCCTGTGGTTGCGGCAATTAAAGAGTTTTTTGGCAGTTCACAACTTTCACAATTTATGGACCAGACAAATCCTTTAGCAGAACTTACTCACAAAAGAAGAGTCAGCGCATTAGGTCCTGGTGGACTAAGCAGAGAAAGAGCAGGTTTTGAAGTAAGAGACGTTCACTATTCTCACTACGGCAGAATTTGCCCGATTGAGACTCCTGAAGGACCAAACATTGGTCTTATTGGCTCTTTGACAACTTATGCGAGAGTGAATGAGTATGGGTTTATTGAGGCTCCATATAGAAAAGTTGATAAGACGACAGGAAAGGTAACAGATGAAATTGTCTATATGACAGCAGATGCGGAAGATGAGTATATAATTGCACAGGCTAACGAGCCATTGGATGAAAACAATAGATTTGTCAATGAAAAAGTTGTATGTCGATTAAAAGAGGAAATAATAGCTGTTCCGCCTACTGAAGTAGACTTCATGGACGTTTCACCGAAGCAGATTGTGTCGGTTGCCACTGCAATGATACCTTTTTTGGAGAATGACGATGCTAATAGGGCTTTGATGGGGTCTAACATGCAAAGGCAGGCAGTTCCGCTGATAAAGCCAGAAGCGCCTATTATAGCAACGGGTATAGAGTATAAAGCTGCAAGAGATTCAGGAGTAGTTGTCATTGCTAAAAACGACGGAATAGTGGAAAAAGTTACTGCTGATAAAGTTGTGATAAGAACAAAAGATGGAAGACGTGATGAATACAATTTATTGAAGTTTAAAAGGTCAAACCAGGGTACTTGCATAAATCAAAGGCCCATTGTGAATGAAGGAGATGAGGTAAAGAAAGGACAAGTAATATGTGACGGACCTTCCACTGACCAAGGTGAAATTGCCCTTGGGAGAAATGTTTTGGTAGGATTTATGCCTTGGGAAGGTTATAACTACGAGGACGCTATTTTAATAAGTGAGGAATTAGTAAGAGACGACTCATTAACCTCTATTCACATTGAAGAGTACGATGCAGAAGCGAGAGATACAAAACTAGGACCCGAAGAGATAACAAGAGAAATTCCAAATGTGGGGGAAGACGCTTTAAAGGATTTGGATGAGCGCGGGATAATAAGAATAGGTGCAGAGGTTACAGCTGGAGACATATTAGTAGGTAAAGTAACGCCAAAAGGGGAAACAGAGCTTACAGCAGAAGAAAGACTTTTAAGAGCGATATTTGGTGAAAAAGCTAGAGAAGTAAGGGATACATCTTTACGCGTTCCTCACGGTGAATCAGGTATTGTAGTGGATGTCAAAGTTTACTCTAGAGAAAATGGAGATGAATTGCCACCCGGTGTCAACCAGATGGTGAGGGTATTTGTTGCCCAAAAGAGGAAAATTTCTGTCGGCGATAAGATGGCGGGAAGACACGGTAACAAGGGTGTTATTTCGAGAATACTTCCTGTTGAAGATATGCCATTTTTGCCGGATGGTACACCTCTTCAGATATGTTTAAACCCATTAGGCGTTCCTTCCCGTATGAATATAGGTCAGGTTTTGGAAGTTCACTTAGGTCTTGCTGCAAAAGCACTTGGATGGCATATTGCTACTCCTGTTTTTGATGGAGCCACAGAAGAAGATATACAGGAGCTTTTAGCTAAATCCGGTTTTTCACCAGATGGGAAAGTGCAACTATACGATGGAAGGACAGGAGAGCCCTTTGATAACAAGGTTACAGTAGGTTACATGTACATGTTGAAATTGCATCACCTTGTCGATGATAAGATGCACGCAAGGTCTACAGGACCTTATTCTCTGGTTACTCAGCAGCCGTTGGGCGGAAAAGCACAATTTGGCGGTCAGAGATTTGGTGAAATGGAAGTGTGGGCACTGGAAGCTTATGGTGCAGCTCATACTTTGCAAGAGATTTTAACAGTAAAATCAGACGACGTCTCTGGTCGTGTCAAAACCTATGAGGCTATAGTAAAAGGCGAAAACATACCTGAACCGGGTATACCAGAGTCCTTTAAGGTGTTGGTAAAAGAGCTACAGAGCTTATGTCTTGACGTGAAAGTTATTACAGAAGACAATCAAGAGATTGCCTTAAAAGAATTTGAAGATGAAGATGACTCCGATGTGCCAGAGGCTACTCTTAATATCAATATAGAAGGAAGAGAAGATGCACCGCCAGAAGAAGTTTATGAAGAAGGCTATGAAGAAGGATACGAAGAAAGTGAAGAACTTCCAGAAGACATCGATTTTGAGCCGGACAGCTTTGAGATAGAAAATGATGACTTAATGTTTGATGATGACTTTGATGTCTAA